The Pseudomonas kermanshahensis genome includes a window with the following:
- a CDS encoding deoxyguanosinetriphosphate triphosphohydrolase yields MDWHTLLTRERLGKALYSPEELGRSPFHKDHDRIIFSGAFRRLGRKTQVHPVSSNDHIHTRLTHSLEVSCVGRSLGMRVGETLRDSLPDWCEPSDLGMIVQSACLAHDIGNPPFGHSGEDAIRHWFQQAAGRGWLDDMSDDERADFLNFEGNAQGFRVLTQLEYHQFDGGTRLTYATLGTYLKYPWSARHADALGYKKHKFGSYQSELPLLEQIARKLGLPQLEDQRWARHPLVYLMEAADDICYALIDLEDGVEMELLQYAEVEALLLDLVGDDLPETYRQLGPRDSRRRKLAILRGKAIEHLTNAAARAFVEQQTALLGGHLSGDLVEHMHGPAKHCVLQAKDMARNKIFQDKRKTLHEIGAYTTLEILLNTFCGAALEQHGGRTPSFKSRRVLDLIGNNAPDPHASLHSAFLRMIDFIAGMTDSYASEMAREMTGRSSPT; encoded by the coding sequence TTGGACTGGCATACCCTGCTGACCCGCGAACGCCTGGGCAAAGCCCTGTACAGCCCCGAAGAACTCGGGCGCAGCCCCTTCCACAAGGACCACGACCGGATCATCTTCTCCGGCGCCTTCCGCCGGCTTGGACGCAAGACCCAAGTACACCCCGTCTCCAGCAACGACCATATCCACACGCGCCTGACTCATTCACTGGAAGTCAGCTGCGTCGGCCGCTCGCTCGGCATGCGGGTGGGCGAAACCTTGCGTGACAGCCTGCCTGACTGGTGCGAGCCCAGTGACCTGGGGATGATCGTGCAATCGGCCTGCCTGGCCCACGACATTGGCAACCCACCGTTCGGCCATTCCGGCGAAGACGCCATCCGCCACTGGTTCCAGCAGGCAGCGGGGCGTGGCTGGCTGGACGACATGAGCGACGACGAACGTGCCGATTTCCTCAACTTCGAAGGCAACGCCCAAGGCTTTCGTGTCCTCACCCAACTGGAGTATCACCAGTTCGACGGCGGCACCCGGCTGACCTACGCCACCCTGGGTACTTACTTGAAGTACCCCTGGAGCGCCCGTCATGCCGACGCCCTAGGCTACAAGAAACACAAGTTCGGCAGCTACCAGAGCGAACTGCCACTGCTCGAACAGATCGCCCGCAAACTGGGCCTGCCACAATTGGAGGACCAGCGCTGGGCACGCCACCCTCTGGTCTACCTGATGGAGGCCGCAGATGACATCTGCTACGCGCTGATCGACCTGGAAGACGGCGTGGAAATGGAATTGCTGCAGTATGCGGAAGTCGAGGCGCTGCTGCTCGACCTGGTGGGCGACGATCTGCCGGAGACCTATCGCCAACTCGGCCCGCGCGACTCGCGCCGACGCAAGCTGGCGATCTTGCGCGGCAAGGCCATCGAACACCTGACCAACGCCGCCGCCCGCGCCTTCGTCGAGCAGCAAACGGCACTGCTTGGCGGGCACCTGAGCGGTGACTTGGTCGAGCACATGCACGGCCCGGCCAAGCACTGCGTGCTGCAAGCCAAGGACATGGCGCGCAACAAGATCTTCCAGGATAAACGCAAGACCCTGCACGAGATCGGCGCCTACACCACACTCGAGATCCTCCTCAACACCTTCTGCGGCGCGGCCCTCGAACAGCACGGTGGCCGCACACCCTCGTTCAAGAGCCGCCGAGTACTCGACCTGATTGGCAACAATGCACCGGACCCACACGCCTCATTGCACAGCGCGTTCCTGCGCATGATCGACTTCATCGCCGGGATGACCGACAGCTATGCCAGCGAAATGGCCCGCGAAATGACCGGGCGCTCCAGCCCGACCTGA
- a CDS encoding phage holin family protein, with product MENDAIGTSASGKRLGAAMLGLLHSHIELFGIELQEQKGRTLSLLLFAGLALVFALLLLTALSGLLLVLLWDSYRLAGIIGLCVFYGLAALYCGLRLKAAVFDESSPFGATLEELAKDRERLLP from the coding sequence ATGGAGAATGACGCCATCGGCACCAGCGCTTCCGGCAAGCGCCTGGGCGCGGCCATGCTCGGGCTGCTGCACAGCCACATCGAACTGTTCGGGATTGAGCTGCAGGAACAGAAAGGCCGCACCTTGAGCTTGTTGCTGTTCGCAGGCTTGGCACTGGTGTTCGCCCTGCTCTTGCTGACAGCGCTGTCAGGGTTGCTGTTGGTGCTGCTGTGGGACAGTTATCGCCTGGCGGGCATCATCGGCCTGTGCGTGTTCTATGGATTAGCCGCGCTGTACTGCGGGTTGCGTTTGAAAGCGGCAGTGTTCGACGAGTCATCGCCTTTCGGCGCGACCCTCGAAGAACTCGCCAAGGACCGGGAGCGCCTGTTGCCATGA
- a CDS encoding response regulator transcription factor translates to MHSVFIVDDHPVIRLAVRMLLENQNYKIVGESDNGVDAMQMIRETTPDLVILDISIPKLDGLEVLSRFQAMSLPLKVLVLTAQSPALFAVRCMHSGAAGYVCKQEDLSELLSAIKAVLAGYNYFPSQAIKHNQTVNDDLQLFRQVNDRELMVLQLFAQGRSNKEIAKGMFLSNKTVSTYKKRLMHKLQVDTLVDLIEMAKRNALV, encoded by the coding sequence ATGCATTCCGTATTTATAGTCGACGACCATCCCGTTATCCGTCTGGCCGTCCGTATGTTGCTGGAGAATCAGAACTACAAGATCGTCGGCGAATCGGACAATGGCGTGGATGCCATGCAGATGATTCGCGAGACCACACCCGACCTGGTCATCCTCGACATCAGCATCCCCAAGCTAGACGGGCTGGAGGTACTTTCCCGGTTCCAGGCCATGTCCCTGCCTCTGAAGGTGCTGGTATTGACCGCCCAGTCTCCGGCGCTGTTTGCCGTGCGCTGCATGCACTCGGGCGCTGCAGGCTATGTGTGCAAACAGGAAGACCTGAGCGAACTGCTCAGCGCAATCAAAGCCGTGCTGGCCGGGTATAACTATTTCCCCAGCCAGGCCATCAAACACAATCAGACGGTCAATGACGACCTGCAACTTTTCCGACAAGTCAATGACCGTGAATTGATGGTGTTGCAACTTTTCGCTCAAGGCCGAAGCAACAAGGAAATCGCCAAGGGCATGTTCCTTAGCAACAAGACGGTCAGCACCTATAAGAAGCGCCTGATGCACAAACTCCAGGTCGACACCTTGGTGGACCTGATCGAAATGGCCAAACGCAACGCGCTGGTCTGA
- a CDS encoding DUF883 family protein, producing the protein MASKSAKTAQEILMADFQALVRDTEKLLADTANLAGDQADELREQIHDRLTQARETLQLTQESVRDRGQAALGSAEQYVQENPWQAIGIAAGVGLLIGLLARR; encoded by the coding sequence ATGGCCAGCAAATCGGCAAAGACTGCGCAAGAGATATTGATGGCTGACTTCCAGGCCCTGGTCCGCGATACCGAGAAGCTGCTTGCCGACACGGCCAACCTGGCCGGCGACCAAGCGGATGAATTGCGCGAGCAGATCCACGACCGCCTGACCCAGGCCCGCGAAACCCTGCAATTGACCCAGGAATCGGTGCGCGACCGTGGCCAGGCGGCCCTCGGCAGCGCCGAGCAGTACGTACAGGAGAACCCCTGGCAGGCCATCGGTATCGCCGCAGGCGTCGGTCTGTTGATCGGCTTGCTGGCCAGGCGCTGA
- a CDS encoding ammonium transporter, whose protein sequence is MEHMHSAMDSLVHGSNTLFILMGAILVLAMHAGFAFLEVGTVRHKNQVNALSKILSDFAISALVYFFIGYWIAYGVNFFQPATALAADHGYALVKCFFLLTFAAAIPAIISGGIAERARFVPQLCATALIVAFVYPFFEGVVWNGNLGVQAWLQARFGAPFHDFAGSVVVHAMGGWLALAAVVLLGARRGRYRDGRLVAFAPSSIPFLALGSWILIIGWFGFNVMSAQTLQGVSGLVAINSLLAMVGGTLAALLAGRNDPGFLHNGPLAGLVAICAGSDLMHPIGALATGLVAGVLFVWSFTAAQNRWKIDDVLGVWPLHGLCGVWGGIACGVFGQAALGGMGGVSLVSQLLGSLMGVLVALLGGFTIYGAIRAVHGLRLSHEQEFQGADLSLHRIGATSQD, encoded by the coding sequence ATGGAACACATGCACAGCGCGATGGACTCTCTGGTCCACGGTTCGAATACCCTGTTCATCCTCATGGGCGCCATTCTGGTGCTGGCCATGCATGCTGGCTTCGCTTTTCTCGAAGTGGGTACCGTGCGGCACAAGAACCAGGTGAATGCTTTGTCGAAGATTCTCAGCGACTTTGCCATCTCGGCGTTGGTGTACTTCTTCATCGGCTACTGGATCGCCTATGGCGTGAACTTCTTCCAGCCGGCGACGGCACTGGCAGCCGACCATGGCTATGCGCTGGTCAAATGCTTCTTTCTGTTGACGTTCGCGGCGGCCATCCCGGCGATCATCTCTGGAGGGATTGCCGAGCGGGCGCGTTTTGTCCCGCAGCTGTGTGCCACGGCGTTGATCGTGGCGTTTGTCTACCCGTTCTTCGAAGGCGTGGTGTGGAACGGCAACCTGGGTGTGCAGGCTTGGCTGCAGGCACGCTTTGGCGCGCCGTTCCATGACTTTGCTGGTTCCGTCGTGGTGCATGCCATGGGCGGCTGGCTGGCACTGGCCGCTGTCGTGCTGCTGGGCGCCCGGCGCGGGCGGTACCGCGATGGGCGCCTGGTGGCCTTCGCACCGTCGAGCATTCCGTTCCTGGCGCTGGGGTCGTGGATCCTGATCATTGGCTGGTTCGGCTTCAATGTCATGAGCGCCCAGACCTTACAGGGGGTCAGCGGCCTGGTGGCGATCAACTCGTTACTGGCCATGGTCGGGGGCACCTTGGCGGCGCTGCTGGCCGGGCGTAATGACCCAGGGTTCTTGCATAACGGGCCGCTGGCCGGGCTGGTGGCGATTTGTGCTGGCTCCGACCTGATGCACCCGATTGGCGCGCTGGCCACCGGCCTGGTGGCCGGGGTGCTGTTCGTCTGGAGTTTTACCGCGGCGCAGAACCGCTGGAAAATCGACGACGTGCTGGGCGTGTGGCCGTTGCACGGCCTGTGTGGCGTGTGGGGTGGCATTGCCTGCGGCGTGTTCGGCCAGGCGGCGCTGGGTGGCATGGGTGGCGTGAGCCTGGTCAGCCAATTACTGGGCAGCTTGATGGGTGTGCTGGTGGCATTGCTGGGGGGCTTTACCATCTACGGTGCAATCCGCGCAGTGCACGGCTTGCGCTTGAGCCACGAGCAGGAGTTCCAGGGCGCGGACCTGTCGCTGCACCGCATCGGTGCAACCAGTCAGGATTGA